In one Pelagibaculum spongiae genomic region, the following are encoded:
- a CDS encoding DUF192 domain-containing protein: MTEILTLVLFLVNSSVVSEFNNLPRCQLISPQNHIIETRLANNDQSRSQGVSGLQPEQFSSQQGLLFVYPQKDHRKFWMPDTWFDLDLFCLDSQLTITDIQRNLPHHPSRKAPIPRAKRMECRYMLEMKANSPIAAALQPQQQLKQQGCF; this comes from the coding sequence ATGACTGAAATCTTGACTTTGGTGTTATTTTTGGTGAATTCATCGGTAGTTAGCGAATTCAATAACCTGCCACGTTGTCAGTTAATCTCACCACAAAACCATATTATTGAAACCCGGCTAGCCAATAATGACCAATCACGCAGCCAAGGTGTCAGTGGTTTGCAGCCAGAGCAGTTTTCTTCTCAGCAAGGCTTGTTGTTTGTTTACCCCCAAAAAGATCATCGAAAGTTCTGGATGCCAGACACCTGGTTTGACCTCGATTTATTCTGCCTTGATAGTCAGTTAACCATTACCGATATTCAAAGAAATTTACCGCATCACCCAAGCCGTAAAGCGCCGATTCCTCGCGCCAAGCGAATGGAGTGTCGATATATGTTGGAGATGAAAGCAAACTCGCCGATTGCTGCAGCACTTCAGCCACAGCAACAGCTGAAACAACAGGGTTGCTTCTAA
- a CDS encoding isochorismate synthase codes for MTQFIPGYSRACASLDQQLIDTKKRINPLDQRRLIRLETPVEPISALEWLQAQRMLPRTYWRDRDGKAIRAGIGYAVKMPVNVAEVSPLLKTASELLKNCDGDAAIMSAFSFDQQATQWGGFGCGQMVLPRIELVEKNQRHVLAINLLLEPGQVDAELNRARKSLASLQYPTGLPELPMLLGQPVHHPAYNGWQDRVKQLLQAFKRGDMQKVVLSRCSEWKAAHALSPWRLLADWGQREAESFRFGWQLNDRDAFVSCTPERLFQRRGLLLRTEALAGTAPRSEGKAEDQALAQALLNDSKNGHENRLVLEDIHNRLQPLCQQLEHSQDMSLVRLSKVQHLRHTLRGVLKKDSDADLLQTLHPTPAVGGVSRENAMAWLRKHEGYFRGWYAGAAGCIKADSSEFCVTIRSVRIKEGSLQAFAGAGIVAGSNPQAEWQEINAKTSALLSLFKQEDPCLSPVQHPMQAIDQR; via the coding sequence TTGACGCAGTTTATTCCAGGTTATTCTCGCGCTTGTGCCAGTCTTGATCAACAGTTGATAGACACCAAAAAGCGCATAAACCCACTAGATCAACGACGTTTGATCCGGCTGGAGACTCCTGTAGAACCCATTTCAGCACTGGAATGGCTACAGGCTCAGAGAATGCTTCCCCGCACTTACTGGCGAGATCGTGATGGCAAAGCCATTCGCGCTGGTATTGGTTATGCGGTGAAAATGCCAGTGAATGTAGCCGAGGTATCTCCTCTGCTCAAGACTGCTAGTGAGCTGCTGAAAAATTGCGATGGGGATGCGGCGATTATGTCTGCTTTCTCGTTTGACCAACAAGCCACCCAATGGGGCGGCTTTGGCTGCGGCCAGATGGTTTTACCGCGAATTGAGCTAGTAGAAAAGAATCAGCGCCATGTTTTAGCGATCAACTTGTTGCTGGAACCTGGCCAAGTTGATGCAGAACTGAATCGAGCCAGAAAATCTCTTGCCAGTTTGCAATATCCCACCGGTTTGCCTGAATTGCCGATGTTATTAGGCCAGCCTGTTCATCACCCGGCCTACAACGGCTGGCAAGATAGAGTTAAGCAGTTGCTGCAAGCTTTCAAGCGTGGCGATATGCAGAAAGTTGTACTGTCACGCTGCTCTGAATGGAAGGCCGCTCATGCACTCAGTCCGTGGCGTTTATTAGCCGACTGGGGTCAGCGTGAAGCCGAGAGTTTCCGTTTTGGCTGGCAGTTGAATGATCGAGATGCCTTTGTCAGTTGTACTCCTGAGCGATTGTTCCAGCGTCGTGGCTTATTGCTGCGTACTGAAGCTTTGGCGGGCACTGCACCGCGTAGTGAAGGCAAAGCTGAAGATCAAGCATTGGCCCAAGCACTGCTTAATGATTCAAAAAATGGCCATGAAAACCGTTTGGTGCTGGAAGATATCCACAACCGGTTACAGCCTTTGTGTCAGCAGCTAGAACACAGCCAGGACATGTCGTTGGTTCGGCTGAGTAAAGTACAACACCTACGCCACACCTTGCGTGGCGTATTGAAGAAAGACAGCGATGCCGATTTACTGCAAACCTTGCACCCTACGCCAGCCGTGGGCGGTGTTTCGCGAGAAAATGCCATGGCATGGTTGCGAAAGCACGAAGGCTATTTCCGTGGTTGGTATGCTGGTGCTGCCGGTTGTATCAAAGCAGACTCTAGCGAGTTTTGTGTCACCATTCGTAGTGTCCGAATTAAAGAAGGCAGTTTGCAGGCTTTCGCTGGTGCCGGTATTGTTGCTGGATCTAACCCACAAGCCGAATGGCAAGAAATTAATGCCAAGACTTCGGCGCTCTTATCCCTGTTCAAGCAGGAGGATCCGTGCCTCTCTCCGGTTCAACATCCAATGCAAGCGATCGATCAACGCTAA